A single genomic interval of Sceloporus undulatus isolate JIND9_A2432 ecotype Alabama chromosome 2, SceUnd_v1.1, whole genome shotgun sequence harbors:
- the TEX28 gene encoding testis-specific protein TEX28: MVDSSSKEEFFQQTEDSTNQRRTAAESGSSRGHRVSLASTTSQSSYRSHKDALRHRILHLSELLRVERNNRDENTSCYLELVSKADREKAPSIRQAFERINQRSSANIAHLEQRLQDCCAQLKKLEQKVLVPQESSTSTASAQQQQQQQQQQHIFTHRTNFPRLPPFHLPRMRTTETGAAEEVNLPPLAESKESCVVSEPALNELFEEENSQRIQELKTQLLELREDHKALEDECHRLDEAWRADKKQMMEFLQEEKKRHYILEVQVNDVIQINLNEITNLKHDLACTEEKMVYQSYERSRDVWEVLETYQTRLAKLEMQQQAQQQEAMELPQASVYKLYGQLMNLLLTIAAILLVCASTVSACVLPLLRTRWRAITTLLVVIIITAAWHYFPHITQLEWKAWFPSAS, encoded by the exons ATGGTGGATAGCTCTTCCAAAGAAGAATTCTTTCAGCAGACCGAAGACTCCACAAACCAGCGTCGCACTGCA GCAGAGTCGGGTTCCAGTCGGGGCCACAGAGTGTCTCTTGCTTCCACCACTTCCCAGTCAAGCTACCGGAGCCATAAGGATGCCCTGCGCCATCGCATCCTACACCTATCTGAGTTGCTGCGAGTGGAGAGGAACAACCGAGATGAAAATACCTCCTGCTACTTGGAGCTGGTGAGCAAGGCTGACCGGGAGAAAGCCCCTTCTATCCGTCAGGCCTTTGAACGCATCAACCAGCGCTCTTCGGCTAATATTGCCCATCTGGAACAGCGCCTGCAAGATTGCTGTGCCCAGCTGAAGAAGCTGGAGCAAAAGGTTCTGGTCCCACAGGAGAGTAGCACCAGCACTGCTTctgcacaacagcagcagcagcagcagcagcagcagcacatttTCACTCACAGGACCAACTTCCCCCGGCTGCCACCCTTTCATCTACCCAGGATGCGCACTACAGAAACAGGAGCAGCAGAGGAAGTCAACCTCCCTCCCCTCGCAGAGAGCAAGGAAAGTTGTGTTGTCTCAGAGCCAGCCCTAAATGAATTATTTGAGGAAGAAAACAGCCAGAGGATTCAGGAGTTGAAGACCCAGTTGTTAGAGCTGAGGGAAGACCATAAGGCCCTGGAGGATGAATGTCACAGGTTGGATGAGGCATGGAGGGCAGATAAAAAGCAGATGATGGAATTCCtgcaggaggagaaaaagag GCACTATATTCTGGAGGTGCAAGTGAACGACGTGATCCAGATCAATCTCAATGAGATCACCAACCTCAAACATGACCTGGCCTGCACTGAAGAGAAGATGGTCTACCAGTCTTACGAGAGGTCTCGGGACGTATGG GAGGTGCTGGAGACGTACCAGACCCGACTGGCCAAACTGGAAATGCAGCAGCAGGCCCAGCAACAGGAGGCAATGGAGTTGCCCCAGGCCAGTGTGTATAAACTTTATGGACAGCTTATGAACCTTCTACTGACCATTGCTGCCATTCTCCTGGTGTGTGCCTCCACGGTTTCAGCCTGTGTCCTTCCTCTTCTGCGTACTCGCTGGCGTGCCATTACCACTCTGCTTGTGGTTATTATCATCACTGCTGCCTGGCACTACTTTCCTCATATTACCCAGCTGGAATGGAAAGCATGGTTTCCCTCAGCTTCATAA
- the LOC121923262 gene encoding red-sensitive opsin, with the protein MLLYCISSQHGLCVRFKKEEEEKEDSNCPQAYGPFEGPNYHIAPRWVYNITSLWMIFVVVASVFTNGLVLVATAKFKKLRHPLNWILVNLAIADLGETVIASTISVINQIFGYFILGHPMCVVEGYTVSACGITALWSLAIISWERWVVVCKPFGNIKFDAKLAMAGIVFSWVWSAVWTAPPIFGWSRYWPHGLKTSCGPDVFSGSDDPGVQSYMIVLMITCCFLPLSVIILCYLQVWMAIRAVAAQQKESESTQKAEREVSRMVVVMIIAYCFCWGPYTIFACFAAANPGYAFHPLAAALPAFFAKSATIYNPIIYVFMNRQFRNCILQLFGKKVDDGSELSSTSRTEVSSVSNSSVSPA; encoded by the exons ATGCTGCTGTACTGCATATCGTCTCAGCATGGCTTATGTGTCaggtttaaaaaagaagaagaggaaaaagaagatagtaactgccctcaggcttatg GCCCCTTTGAAGGTCCAAACTATCACATTGCTCCACGATGGGTCTACAACATCACTTCTCTCTGGATGATCTTTGTGGTCGTTGCCTCAGTCTTCACTAATGGTTTGGTATTGGTGGCCACTGCCAAATTCAAGAAGCTACGGCATCCGCTGAACTGGATTCTGGTGAATTTGGCAATAGCTGACCTGGGTGAGACAGTTATTGCCAGTACCATCAGTGTCATCAACCAGATCTTTGGCTATTTCATCCTTGGCCACCCTATGTGTGTTGTGGAGGGATACACTGTGTCTGCTTGTG GTATCACAGCCCTCTGGTCTTTGGCCATTATCTCCTGGGAACGCTGGGTTGTTGTCTGCAAGCCCTTTGGAAATATCAAGTTTGATGCCAAACTGGCCATGGCTGGCATTGTCTTCTCCTGGGTGTGGTCTGCCGTCTGGACAGCACCACCCATCTTTGGCTGGAGTAG GTATTGGCCTCATGGGCTGAAAACCTCCTGTGGTCCAGACGTATTCAGTGGCAGTGATGACCCTGGTGTTCAGTCTTACATGATTGTCCTCATGatcacttgttgcttccttcccctttctGTCATTATTCTCTGCTACTTACAAGTGTGGATGGCTATCCGTGCA GTCGCTGCCCAGCAGAAAGAGTCAGAATCTACACAGAAGGCTGAGAGGGAAGTGTCGAGGATGGTAGTGGTCATGATCATTGCCTATTGCTTCTGCTGGGGACCATACACAATCTTTGCCTGTTTTGCTGCTGCCAACCCAGGCTATGCCTTCCACCCCCTTGCAGCTGCTTTGCCTGCCTTCTTTGCAAAGAGCGCCACCATCTATAACCCAATTATCTACGTCTTCATGAACAGACAG TTCCGTAACTGCATATTGCAGCTCTTTGGCAAGAAGGTGGACGATGGTTCTGAATTATCCTCCACTTCCCGCACTGAGGTTTCATCTGTCTCTAACTCCTCTGTATCACCGGCATAA